The following coding sequences lie in one Chionomys nivalis chromosome 8, mChiNiv1.1, whole genome shotgun sequence genomic window:
- the LOC130880064 gene encoding interferon-induced protein with tetratricopeptide repeats 1-like, with protein sequence MGENAGADQVKENLLQLKCHFTWTLLFEDIDIPDLEMRISEEVEFLDIMSTVGMHNLLAYVRHLKGQHEGALQSLREAEALARREQLGRRSVVTWGNCAWVHYHMGSLAEAQSYLDKVENTCKEFASPFRYRMECAEMHCEEGWALLKCGGRNYRRAMACFAKALEAEPENPEYNTGYAVAAYRQDCDDNNISLEPLRKAVMLNPADPYIKVYLALKLQDTGDTDEAERHIKEALSSTSCQTYVFRYAAKYYRRKGCIDKALQLLHKALQTSPESGYLHYQIGLCYRQQMIQLKTSRNRQTRRPGSIKELAQRAICEFQKRVKLRPTFEMAYVCMAEAQAEIYHYEEAEANFQIALNMKNLSGHIEQDIHFRYGRYQQFHQKSEENAITHYLKGLKIEEKSYAWRKLLNALEKVAERRIQENVRPVESTSLLGLVHKLKGNMPEALLYYEKALRLTGEMNPEF encoded by the exons ATGGG agagaatgctggtgCTGATCAGGTCAAGGAGAATCTGCTTCAACTGAAATGTCACTTCACGTGGACGCTGCTGTTTGAAGACATTGACATTCCTGATTTGGAAATGAGAATCTCAGAGGAAGTCGAGTTCCTAGACATCATGAGCACAGTGGGGATGCACAACCTCCTGGCCTACGTGAGACATCTGAAAGGCCAGCATGAGGGAGCCCTGCAGAGCCTGAGAGAAGCAGAAGCCTTGGCCAGGAGAGAGCAGTTGGGCAGGAGAAGTGTGGTGACCTGGGGCAACTGTGCCTGGGTGCATTACCACATGGGCAGCTTGGCAGAAGCCCAGAGCTACCTGGACAAGGTGGAGAATACTTGCAAGGAATTTGCAAGTCCCTTCCGCTACAGGATGGAGTGTGCTGAGATGCACTGTGAGGAAGGTTGGGCCTTGCTGAAGTGTGGAGGACGGAATTATAGACGAGCCATGGCCTGCTTTGCAAAAGCTCTGGAAGCTGAGCCTGAAAACCCCGAATACAACACTGGCTATGCTGTAGCCGCCTATCGTCAAGACTGTGATGACAATAATATTTCTCTGGAACCCCTGAGGAAGGCTGTCATGTTAAATCCAGCAGATCCATACATTAAAGTTTATCTTGCCCTGAAACTTCAGGACACAGGagacacagatgaagcagaaagacACATCAAAGAAGCCCTCAGCAGCACATCCTGTCAAACCTATGTCTTTCGTTATGCAGCCAAGTATTACCGAAGAAAAGGCTGCATAGACAAAGCTCTCCAACTCCTACACAAAGCCTTGCAGACATCACCTGAGTCTGGCTACCTGCATTACCAAATAGGGCTCTGCTACAGGCAACAAATGATCCAACTGAAGACATCCAGAAACAGACAGACCCGAAGGCCTGGCAGCATTAAGGAATTGGCACAACGGGCCATCTGTGAATTTCAGAAGAGAGTGAAACTGAGGCCCACGTTTGAGATGGCTTACGTTTGCATGGCTGAAGCACAGGCAGAAATTTATCATTATGAAGAAGCTGAGGCAAATTTCCAGATAGCGCTGAACATGAAGAACCTCAGTGGGCACATAGAGCAGGACATTCATTTCCGCTATGGCCGTTACCAGCAATTTCATCAAAAATCAGAAGAGAATGCCATCACCCACTACTTAAAAGGtctaaaaatagaagaaaagtccTATGCCTGGAGGAAACTACTCAACGCTTTGGAGAAAGTGGCTGAAAGACGGATTCAGGAGAATGTTCGACCAGTGGAGAGCACCAGCCTCCTTGGGTTAGTCCACAAGCTGAAAGGGAACATGCCCGAGGCACTGCTGTACTACGAGAAGGCTCTGAGGCTCACTGGGGAGATGAACCCTGAGTTCTGA
- the LOC130880446 gene encoding interferon-induced protein with tetratricopeptide repeats 1-like, giving the protein MGENAGADQVKENLLQLKCHFTWTLLFEDADIPDLEMRISEQIKFLDIMSPVGMHNLLAYVRHLKGQHEEALQSLREAEALARREQLGRRSVVTWGNCAWVHYHMGSLAEAQSYLDKVENTCKEFASPFRYRMECAEMHCEEGWALLKCGGRNYRRAMACFAKALEAEPENPEYNTGYAVAAYRQDFDDKNMSLGPLRKAVRLNSADPYIKVYLALKLQDTGDTDEAERHIKEALSSTSCQTYVFRHAAKYYLKKDCIDKALQLLRKALQTSPESGYLHYQIGLCYRQQMIQLKTSRNRQTRRPGSIKELAQRAICEFQKSVKLRPTFEMAYVCMAEAQAEIRQYEEAEANFQIALNMKNLSGHIEQDIHFHYGRYQQFQSEDTAITHYLRGLKIEETSYAQRKLLNALEKVAERRVQENVRPVESTSLLGLVHKLKENMPEALLYYESALRLTGEMNPEF; this is encoded by the exons ATGGG agagaatgctggtgCTGATCAGGTCAAGGAGAATCTGCTTCAACTGAAATGTCACTTCACATGGACACTGCTGTTTGAAGACGCTGACATTCCTGATTTGGAAATGAGAATCTCAGAGCAGATCAAGTTCCTAGACATCATGAGCCCAGTGGGGATGCACAACCTCCTGGCCTATGTGAGACATCTGAAAGGCCAGCATGAGGAAGCCCTGCAGAGCCTGAGAGAAGCAGAAGCCTTGGCCAGGAGAGAGCAGTTGGGCAGGAGAAGTGTGGTGACCTGGGGCAACTGTGCCTGGGTGCATTACCACATGGGCAGCTTGGCAGAAGCCCAGAGCTACCTGGACAAGGTGGAGAATACTTGCAAGGAATTTGCAAGTCCCTTCCGCTACAGGATGGAGTGTGCCGAGATGCACTGTGAGGAAGGCTGGGCCTTGCTGAAGTGTGGAGGACGGAATTATAGACGAGCCATGGCCTGCTTTGCAAAAGCTCTGGAAGCTGAGCCTGAAAACCCCGAATACAACACTGGCTATGCTGTAGCCGCCTATCGTCAAGACTTTGATGACAAAAATATGTCTCTGGGACCCCTGAGGAAGGCTGTCAGGTTAAATTCAGCAGATCCATATATTAAAGTTTATCTTGCCCTGAAACTTCAGGACACAGGagacacagatgaagcagaaagacACATCAAAGAAGCCCTCAGCAGCACATCCTGTCAAACCTATGTCTTTCGACATGCTGCCAAGTATTACCTAAAGAAAGACTGCATAGACAAAGCTCTCCAACTCCTACGCAAGGCCTTGCAGACATCACCTGAGTCTGGCTACCTGCATTACCAAATAGGGCTCTGCTACAGGCAACAAATGATCCAACTGAAGACATCCAGAAACAGACAGACCCGAAGGCCTGGCAGCATTAAGGAATTGGCACAACGGGCCATCTGTGAATTTCAGAAGAGTGTGAAACTGAGGCCCACGTTTGAGATGGCTTACGTTTGCATGGCTGAAGCACAGGCAGAAATTCGCCAATATGAAGAAGCTGAGGCAAATTTCCAGATAGCGCTGAACATGAAGAACCTCAGTGGGCACATAGAGCAGGACATTCATTTCCACTATGGCCGTTACCAGCAATTTCAATCAGAAGACACGGCCATCACCCACTACTTAAGAGGTCTAAAAATAGAAGAAACGTCCTATGCCCAAAGGAAACTACTCAACGCTTTGGAGAAAGTGGCTGAAAGACGGGTTCAGGAGAATGTTCGACCAGTGGAGAGCACCAGCCTCCTTGGGTTAGTCCACAAGCTGAAAGAGAACATGCCCGAGGCACTGCTGTACTACGAGAGTGCTCTGAGGCTCACTGGGGAGATGAACCCTGAGTTCTGA